TGGAGTTCCTGTCTGGAAGCCTTGGAACAAATACTGCGTCAACAGATCACTAGCGATTGGATGGAGCAATGGGAGGTACAGCTTCGTTTTCAGGAGTGGTTCCGAGCCTTGCTTCGCCAGAGTGATCCCAAAACAGAAGCACCCGATGATCGTGCCCGTCTTCAAAGTTCAATTCGTTATATTGTCGACCATTATGATCAGACCATAACCGTGGATGAGCTCGCAGCAGATATTGGTCTAACAAGAGCCAGCTATACTCGGCAATTCAAAAAAATTACGGGCAAGCTTCCGCTTGATTATGTGAATACGGTTCGGCTTGAACGCTCGAAACAACTATTGCAGCTGACGGATGATCGCATCCATGAAATTGCACAGAATGTGGGATTTAGCAGCGAGTATTATTTTGGTCGCCGATTTAAGCAATACGCTGGTATTTCACCTGGGTTATACCGCCGTCATCACCGTCAAGAGGTTCGAGTCTTTGCTCCGTATCTGGAGGACTTTGTGTTGGCTCTTGGCGTAAAACCCGTATTGCAATGTTCGCATCATTCCTGGGGCAGACAGCAATATTTGGGGTTGGATGACGTACCTGAATTTGATGTGAGCCAGATGGATGCGCAGTTTAATCTAGGCAATGTACCTGATTTTATCATGCTGGATAAGGGATATGATCGATGGAATCTGGACCGCTTTGAGCAGGTAGCACCTACATTTTACGTAGATCATCTGGGGGAGGATTGGCGCTCTATTTTGAGATCGACCGCCGATGTATTGGGAAAAGTGAATCGGGTTCAAGATGTAATTGGTGCGTATGAGGACAAGGCAATGGAAGCTAAGAGTCGGTTAGCACGTTATATGCGTGGTCAGACGGTAGCTTTTTTGCGTATATCTGCTTCGGATATTACTCTCTATGGGGATCAGCAGGGTTACGTTGGGCCTGTAATTTATCAGGATCTTGGACTGACTCCGCACTCCCGTGTACAGCAATGGACAAGATACGAGCGGAGGATTTTCATTGGATTGGACCAGTTAAGTCAGCTTAATGCGGATCACTTGTTGATTACATTTGACACTGGAAATTCTGCCAAACCTGGAGATGAGCGCGAACTACTCGAAAGGAATGAATGGAAACGTCTGCCTGCGGTGAAGAGCGGCAATGTGTATGAGGTGGATTTCATGTCATGGATGAACTACGGTGTGATCTCTCATGGGAAGAAAATTGAGGATATATTGCGGTTTATGGCTTGATAATGAATGGTCTGTGAGATGTTTTTTGAAAAAATCAAGAAAAAGAAAACCATATAACTTTCAAAGCTATCAAAATTTTGTAATGTAATTCACAGGCACTCTATGAATCTACTGGTATTATCCTTTTTTAATCAATAATCTGTTTGTTTAATAGACTAAATAAAGGAATTTCAATTAGATTGAGGAATATCTTATAACAGATAGGATATAACCTAAAGGAGCAGATTAATGATCAAGGATAAAATTCCAATTTGGTTCTGGTGTACCTCGGTAGTAGTTGTCATTATGCTAGTATATAACTTGTTTCAAGTAGATTCTCGTATTAACATGCTTGCACTAGGCATTCTAAATATTGCTAATGCCATTCGGATGTGGAAGAAATATCGGAACTCAGCAATTATATTTTTGATAATAGGTGTTCTTTGTGCAGTTTTATTTTTCAAATATCTATATCAATAATCATATTGAAGCCTGACCGTCATCTATATGTGGTATTATCCCCTTTAAGTAGACACTAAAAAAAAACTTCATGTTATCATGGAGGTTCAAGTGATACTTGGAGGGGATATTTTTATGGCGAAAAAAGGGCAAACATTTCAGACATATACGGAAGAATTCAAATTGAATGCAGTTAGATCCTATGTCGAAGGTTCTTCAAGTTACAAGGTGGTTGCTGAGCGCGAGGGGATTCGAAACTGTTCACAACTGAAGGTGTGGGTGAAAAAGTGGAAAAACGGGGAAGCGTTCGATGAGCGAAAAAACAGTGTGCCCAATCCACTGAAGGGACGTCCCCGTAAAGCCTTTGGCAGCGTGGAGGAAGAACGAGACTATCTTCAAGCACAGGTGGATTATTTAAAAAAGCGGTATCCAAATCTAGTAAAGGAGAAGCGCTGAGCCAACGGGAGAACTACGATATCATAGATGAATTGCGCTGCTCGCATGACATTACACGCCTATTATCGATTACAGGAATACCCCGTTCCAGTTACTACAAATGGCGAGCAACACAGCCGCAGCGAGATGCAAGACAAGACCGTGACCGTGAGATCAAAGAACACATGATGGCTATTCATTTTGAAAACCGAGAGTTTGGTTATCCTCGTATGACAACGGCGCTCTGGGAGTCTGGCCTGAACGTGAATCACAAGAAAGTATATCGAATCATGCGGGAACTATCGATCCAATCAGTGATTCGCAAGAAGCGGAAGAAGTCCAGCTATACGCCATCTGTGATCTATCCGAATCGCCTAAAGCGCCAATTTCATGCTACAGCACCCCAGCAAAAAATGGTGACGGATATTACCTATATTTCGGATGGGAATTCATTCGTTTACCTGTCCGTGATTCAAGACTTGTTCAACAACGAGATTGTAGCTTGGCAGTTATCTAAACGGAACGATGTTCAGCTCGTATTGGATACGGTGGAACAATGGACACAAAAAAGAGACGTTTCAGAAGCCGTGCTCCATTCGGATCAGGGCTTCCAATATACGTCTCAGGCGTACAACACACGATTAGAAGCATTCGGCATTAAGGGCAGCCACTCTCGCAAAGCAACCTGCCTGGATAACGCATGCATCGAATCCTTCTTTTCGCATCTCAAGACAGAGAAGCTGTACCTTAATCAGTGTAATTCAGAAGTAGAGATTCGACAAGCCGTGGAAGATTATATGTACAATTACAATTACCGACGTTTTCAAGCCAAACTCAAACAGCGCGCACCGATTGAATATCGATGCGCGCTGGCAGCATAGCTTTTTTCATCTGTCTACTTGACAGGGGTATGACCAGTCTTTTTAGTTTCAGAGATTAGAACAATGAAGGAATCATAATGAGCGACAAATGACAAAAATATCTTGTGTGTGGAACAGTCGGAACAGATCGAGTGCCAGTTGATGGAGTGAAATTTCTGTTCGCCATCTGCTAAAAAATATTGACCAGCCGTGTGCGCTGAACGAAATCTATTACTAGCGCGTATTGTTCAACGTTGTCTGGACCTTTCAAGAAATTAGGGACGCGCATATTATTCCCAAGATTGAGGATATACAGCGGTTTATTGCTTGATGGATGGGTTTTGAATAACAAACAGGCTGGATTCAACATCGGAGAAAAGGAAAATATTATAACATTCCATTTTAATGTATAATATAGGAAAAATAGAATTGGAGAAAGGAACTTCCTATGCGTAAAAAAATCTTGCCCGTACTTTTAGTAGTAGCTGTTATTGGGATGATTCCTGTTACAGTAATATCGACGACTACGGTTGCGAAATCGCATGAAATTTCGGGTGAAGATCTTCCTGAAAGCTTAAGATATGACTCTAATCATCCAGATATAATTTATGTGAAGGATTGCGGGGTCTTCGAGAAAGTTGATTCGAGTTTAGTAGATTACGGCGAAGAAGAAGTTGTGTTCGATGATGTACAAAAGGTAACAGATAAAACGAATGTAATTGTTGCTTATGATGCAACTTACGTCAAAAAAGGTGAATGGGAATAGCCCATGCAATAGATTTATAATATGGAGCGCAAGGAGAGTTTTATTCTTCTTGGGCTTTTTCTCTGACGTTTGAGGTAAGTGAATACTAAAAAAATGAGAATCTCCTTCAGCTTAGGCTGGATGAGCTTCTTTTTTTGCTTACTTTGACGATGAATGAGCCAATGCAACTACTCGAAAGACTTGTTTCATCTTATTTTAGTGTAGCTGCTGAATCGTTTGTATGCCCTCAATTGCCTGGAACTTGATTCGAATCATGAATTAGCGATCTAAATCCATTGACATGTGTTGAGTGTGGCGACGAAGACCTAGCGTTACGAGTAGATAAATACAGGTCAGGACAGCCGATACAGCACTGCTGATCCAGATTCGTTCAAGCCCCGAAAAAGATGAAAGCATCTGCAACAAAAATTGAGCGATCCATCCCCCCAGTGTGATAAGAGGAAGTGCAATGCCGTGTGTACGCTTGTGAATTAAAGTCAGTAGCAGCATGGGACCAAGCATGCAAGCATGCAATGATCCGAACAAATACAGGATTTGAATTGGCGTCATCGACACGGAAAGGGAAATGATGGTTGCTATAAACATGGCCATGCAAATGATGATGTTCCGGGTACGTTTTTCACCGGAGTTGGCAAGGTTGAATTGTTCCATACATAATTTCAGAACGGCTTGAAACCGGCTCATATAGGACACCGTGAACATCAGGATTAGACATATAATCAACATTCCAAACAAAACGGGTGAATGGGTTATGGACAATAGCGGATAGATCAGAGACGGTATATTTGCCAGCCCACCAGAATGAATGGAGACCATCACGAGCAGTAGAAAAGCCATTAGCACCGTAGCATACATCATGCCTGACATCATAAATACTGGCACAATTTTGGATCGTTCGATGTGAAATAGACGCTGCCAGGTAGCCGGATCAGCAATAACCTGTCCCAGACCAACCAATACACCAGTTAAGATAAAAAGCAGTGCAGAATGGTTGTCGATCACCAGCATATAAGGATGATACAGGCGAATTCCAGAGTAAACTGGGTCAACACCTTGTCGGATAAAATAAAACAAAGGAAACATGATGGCAACGCTGAAAGTCAGAATGACTTGGGGAATAGCCAATGTATAGAGTGTCTGTAATCCAATAAAACCTGCAAGTAAAGAGCAGATGACGATAAAAGCCGTTCGCCCAGCAACTTCGGGAAGACCGAATAATTGATGAAAGAAGAATCCGGATACCATTCCTTGCAGGAGCACCGTTTCCAGAAGCAGTATCGCAAACAATCCTGTCATCAAACGAGCACCTGAAGGTGTCAGTTTGGCTGTCAGCCATTGACTCATTGTTGCCGCATCACCGGAGTGGCTTCGCACATATTTACCCAGCCATCCAAATAACATCAGCGCGAGGGCTGTAGCGAGAGAGTACCCCAAAGTGCCGTACAAGCCATAACGCATCAATGCTTCAGGCGAATCTACAATGTTGAGGCCGGTGAGCCATCTTCCAAGCAACGCAATAGTTCCAAGTCCAATACCCAGTTTGACAGGCGCCGCCAAATTGTCGCGGAAATGATTGTAACGCATCTTAATTCCTCTTCTCACGGAACTTTTTGGGTGGCATCCCCACATGTTTATGGAATTGTGTGCAGAAGTAGTGCTGGCTGTTAAAGCCACACCGCTCAGCAACGTCAGCAATATTCAAATCTGAATGACGGTGAAGGAGCTGTTTGGCGTACTCCATTCGCAATTGATTCAGATATTCAGAGAAAGAGATGCCTACTTCTTCATGGAAGAGTCGGCTCAGATAGGTTGGATTCATGTGAACAGCTGAGGCGAGCCCGGAGAGATTGATTTTTCCTGAAAACTGTTTTTGCATAATCTGGAGTGCTTCCTGAATGACTTTGGACTGCACGGCTGGCGAGGCATTATGATCAAACTCATGCAGTACTTCGAGCAATTCCTGTTCAATGACGGGCTTGGTGATGTAATCCATAACTTTCAGCTTGATTGATTGACGAGCGTATTGAAAGTTGTGGTGTGCAGAGATCATGATAATATGAATTTCGGGGTGAAGACGGCGCAGGTCCTCGGCAACGAGCAGACCGGATTTGCCAGGGAGATTGATATCGAGCAGGGCGAGTTGAATCTGTACTTCTTGTCCAATCGATGTGGCTTGTGTTCCATCGGCAGCTTTGTAGAGACGCCAGAAAGGAAATTGAGGCTGAATTAGAAATTCCAGCTGCTCCAGTTCCAGAGGCTCGTCATCAACCAGCAATACATTCATGATGAAGTCCCCCTATTCGTGATGTATCGTTCTCCATAATTAATGAGCTTTCAATATCTCTTCTTGGGTATAGGGCCAACGGACCTCAACGACAGCTCCTTCTTGTGGTCCCGCTGATAAGCTTAGAGAACTCTCCTCACCAAAAAAAATATGAAGTCGCTTTCTGATATTTTCCAGCCCATGTCCTTGAATCATTTCAGCTGAGGATATTGGTTTGAGACCCACACCATTATCGATTACGGTTAGCAACACTTGCTGTCGACTTCGAAGACAACGGATGGTTAACTCGACAGGGCCCATTTTTGGTTCAAGTCCATGTTTGAACGCATTTTCTACAATGGTTTGAAGCACAAAGGGAGGGATATAAGCATCAAGCACATTCTCATCGTATTCCGTGACAAGTCGCAAGCGTTCACCAAACCGCAGATGCTGAATCTCCAGATAATGACCGGTATAACGAATCTCTTCTTCCAGACGAATCATGGGCTCATCGGTATTGTACTTGAATTTGAGGAATTTGGAGAAAACCTCAAGTGCACCGACAACCTGTTCGGTACGACGTAGTCTGGCGAGACTGAGAATGACGTTGAGGGTGTTAAACATAAAGTGAGGCTGGATCTGTTGACTGAGCTGTACATACAGTGATTTTTGGAACTCTTTCTCCAACTCGATCTGTTTTTTTTGCATCCGAAGCAAGTCCAGCTGTTTCTCGAAAAAAAACAAAATCAATAGAGCAATCGCCCCCACAATGGGAGCGATTATGAATATTAGGACGATGAGGGTAAATTGATCAAGATTAATCATGATGGTCCTCCATGCTAAATGCTAACATTGGGTGTCTATTGAATCTGATAGAGCCATCCGTAAATCATAAAACTTATTAAAATATGAAGTTGAAAGGGAAATGTATTGTCATCTTAATTTATTTTGGTAAGTGATTCAATAGAGGGCAAGCAGTTTGTAAATGGTGCCCAAAAAAGCTTCATGATTTTAGGAAATAAGATGGCAGGCAGCCTGATGTCCCTCATGAATGGTGCGCAGTTCGGGAACTTCAGAAGAGCAGCGATCAACTGCAAATGGACAACGTGTATGAAACCGGCATCCACTAGGTGGGTGGATGGGAGAAGGGATATCACCGGTTAACTGAACACGTTCTTTGGGCTGATTACGTTTCGTCGATGGAATGGAACTCAGCAGTGCGCGTGTATACGGATGTTGCGGGCGATCAAACAGCGATTTTTTATCAGCGATCTCGACGATTGTGCCCAAGTACATCACGATCACACGATCAGAGATGTGACGGACCACACCAAGATCATGGGAAATAAACAGGTAGGTCAGTTGATGTTGTTTCTGAAGTTTTTTGAGCAAATTAATAATCTGAGCCTGGATGGATACATCCAGTGCAGAGACGGCTTCGTCACAGATAATCAATCGGGGCTCCAGGGCAAGTGCTCGAGCGATACCAATCCGTTGGCGCTGCCCACCACTAAATTCATGAGGCAAACGATCAATATGCTCCGGACGCAAACCAACATTGTCCATCAGTTCACGGATGCGTTCATCCTGTTTGCCGCGAGGGACTACTTTCTGGATCTCCAGTGCTTCCTTCAAAATCTGTCGTACGGTCTGGCGTGGGTTTAAAGAGGCGAAGGGGTCTTGAAAAATAATCTGCATATCCTTGCGCATTCGCTTTAACTCAGCTTTATTTAACTCTAGAATGTTCTTACCCTGAAAATATATCTCTCCACTCGTTGGATCATCGAGTCGCAGGATGGAACGGCCCGTCGTTGATTTGCCACAACCCGACTCCCCTACAATGCTGAGCGTTTCACCTGCATGAATCTGAAAGCTGATGTCATCCACAGCTTTGACATGGTGAACCACTCTGCCAAGCAGGCCTCCTCGAATCGGAAAGTATTGTTTCAAATGCCTGATATCAGCAAGGACATCAGAACTCGAAAGTGCCGAAGATTCCATGTCCGTTGCGGATAATTGGCGGTTCATGTGGATGCTTTTCATATCACTTTGCTCCCTTCCTGATTCGAGATGTGCGGTTGGCCGCTTACATAACAGTCACTCCATTGATCGTCATACATCCAACAGCGTACCGATTCTTCATCAGAACTTTTCAACAGCTCAGGCTGCGCCATAGAACAGATATCTTTGCGGAAAGCACATCTGGGGGCGAATCGGCACCCTGAAGGCAGATCATAAGGACTCGGAACAGTTCCCGGGATGGCTAACAACTCGTCCTGGTCCTCATCGATCCTTGGCAGTGACTGAAGCAGTCCCTGGGTGTATGGATGTTTGGGGTTATCAAATATGGAATCCACAGAGGCGTATTCAACAATCTGTCCTGCATATAGAACAGCCACGCGGTCACAGGTTTCTGCAACAACACCCAAATCATGTGTGATCAGGATGATGGACATGCCCATACGCTGCTGGAGTTGCTTCATCAGATCAAGAATCTGAGATTGTACAGTTACATCGAGCGCTGTCGTGGGTTCGTCTGCGATTAACAGATCAGGTTGACAAGCCATAGCCATTGCAATCATGACGCGTTGACGCATGCCGCCACTAAGTCGGAAGGGTTCCTGATGCGCGCGTTCTTCAGGGGAAGGTATTCCTACCATGCGCAACAGTTCAACAGCCTTTGCCCAAGCTTCCTTCCGTCCCAGGTTCTCATGCAGCCTGAACACCTCAGCAACTTGTTCTCCGACTGTATAAACAGGGTTCAGCGAGGTCATTGGTTCTTGAAAAATCATGGATATCTCTTTGCCGCGAATGCACCGCATCTGTTCTTCAGACTTGGTCAGCAGATCCTCATTCTTGAACAAAATCTGACCTCCGACCGTTCGGCCCGGCCGACTTAGAAGCTGCATGATGGAGAGAGATGTCATGCTTTTTCCACAACCGGATTCTCCAACCAGACCTAGTGTTTCTCCGCGATGTACACTGAAATCAATGCCATCAACGGCTTTGCTAATTCCTTCGTCCGTAAAAAAGTATGTTTGCAGTCCTTGTACTTCCAGCAACTTCTCCTGCGTTACCATAGCCATGCGATTTTCTCCTCCTTAATCCATCTCAATTCTTTTGTTGAAGT
This Paenibacillus xylanexedens DNA region includes the following protein-coding sequences:
- a CDS encoding helix-turn-helix domain-containing protein; this translates as MEYVDHHQSHIDKRLLYKISSSHSIFVVTSGKGSIVCSDRESHLEKGMIMFVPSGTSVKIEGSPWTESELQYYKLDLMVAEFKEETSNALSRRNTEQQQELSQSPDSPTLLPLMQLSYSPWSSCLEALEQILRQQITSDWMEQWEVQLRFQEWFRALLRQSDPKTEAPDDRARLQSSIRYIVDHYDQTITVDELAADIGLTRASYTRQFKKITGKLPLDYVNTVRLERSKQLLQLTDDRIHEIAQNVGFSSEYYFGRRFKQYAGISPGLYRRHHRQEVRVFAPYLEDFVLALGVKPVLQCSHHSWGRQQYLGLDDVPEFDVSQMDAQFNLGNVPDFIMLDKGYDRWNLDRFEQVAPTFYVDHLGEDWRSILRSTADVLGKVNRVQDVIGAYEDKAMEAKSRLARYMRGQTVAFLRISASDITLYGDQQGYVGPVIYQDLGLTPHSRVQQWTRYERRIFIGLDQLSQLNADHLLITFDTGNSAKPGDERELLERNEWKRLPAVKSGNVYEVDFMSWMNYGVISHGKKIEDILRFMA
- a CDS encoding transposase; amino-acid sequence: MAKKGQTFQTYTEEFKLNAVRSYVEGSSSYKVVAEREGIRNCSQLKVWVKKWKNGEAFDERKNSVPNPLKGRPRKAFGSVEEERDYLQAQVDYLKKRYPNLVKEKR
- a CDS encoding IS3 family transposase, whose translation is MDELRCSHDITRLLSITGIPRSSYYKWRATQPQRDARQDRDREIKEHMMAIHFENREFGYPRMTTALWESGLNVNHKKVYRIMRELSIQSVIRKKRKKSSYTPSVIYPNRLKRQFHATAPQQKMVTDITYISDGNSFVYLSVIQDLFNNEIVAWQLSKRNDVQLVLDTVEQWTQKRDVSEAVLHSDQGFQYTSQAYNTRLEAFGIKGSHSRKATCLDNACIESFFSHLKTEKLYLNQCNSEVEIRQAVEDYMYNYNYRRFQAKLKQRAPIEYRCALAA
- a CDS encoding response regulator transcription factor is translated as MNVLLVDDEPLELEQLEFLIQPQFPFWRLYKAADGTQATSIGQEVQIQLALLDINLPGKSGLLVAEDLRRLHPEIHIIMISAHHNFQYARQSIKLKVMDYITKPVIEQELLEVLHEFDHNASPAVQSKVIQEALQIMQKQFSGKINLSGLASAVHMNPTYLSRLFHEEVGISFSEYLNQLRMEYAKQLLHRHSDLNIADVAERCGFNSQHYFCTQFHKHVGMPPKKFREKRN
- a CDS encoding sensor histidine kinase; translated protein: MINLDQFTLIVLIFIIAPIVGAIALLILFFFEKQLDLLRMQKKQIELEKEFQKSLYVQLSQQIQPHFMFNTLNVILSLARLRRTEQVVGALEVFSKFLKFKYNTDEPMIRLEEEIRYTGHYLEIQHLRFGERLRLVTEYDENVLDAYIPPFVLQTIVENAFKHGLEPKMGPVELTIRCLRSRQQVLLTVIDNGVGLKPISSAEMIQGHGLENIRKRLHIFFGEESSLSLSAGPQEGAVVEVRWPYTQEEILKAH
- a CDS encoding ABC transporter ATP-binding protein; its protein translation is MESSALSSSDVLADIRHLKQYFPIRGGLLGRVVHHVKAVDDISFQIHAGETLSIVGESGCGKSTTGRSILRLDDPTSGEIYFQGKNILELNKAELKRMRKDMQIIFQDPFASLNPRQTVRQILKEALEIQKVVPRGKQDERIRELMDNVGLRPEHIDRLPHEFSGGQRQRIGIARALALEPRLIICDEAVSALDVSIQAQIINLLKKLQKQHQLTYLFISHDLGVVRHISDRVIVMYLGTIVEIADKKSLFDRPQHPYTRALLSSIPSTKRNQPKERVQLTGDIPSPIHPPSGCRFHTRCPFAVDRCSSEVPELRTIHEGHQAACHLIS
- a CDS encoding ABC transporter ATP-binding protein; translation: MVTQEKLLEVQGLQTYFFTDEGISKAVDGIDFSVHRGETLGLVGESGCGKSMTSLSIMQLLSRPGRTVGGQILFKNEDLLTKSEEQMRCIRGKEISMIFQEPMTSLNPVYTVGEQVAEVFRLHENLGRKEAWAKAVELLRMVGIPSPEERAHQEPFRLSGGMRQRVMIAMAMACQPDLLIADEPTTALDVTVQSQILDLMKQLQQRMGMSIILITHDLGVVAETCDRVAVLYAGQIVEYASVDSIFDNPKHPYTQGLLQSLPRIDEDQDELLAIPGTVPSPYDLPSGCRFAPRCAFRKDICSMAQPELLKSSDEESVRCWMYDDQWSDCYVSGQPHISNQEGSKVI